From the genome of Vicia villosa cultivar HV-30 ecotype Madison, WI linkage group LG2, Vvil1.0, whole genome shotgun sequence, one region includes:
- the LOC131648084 gene encoding putative cyclin-D6-1 isoform X2: MEFNLENPLENFHDLPNSQCVSSLFLIESDHIPPPSYFQSLKSNEFDTSLRTDFISLISQLSCNFDSFVTYLAINYLDRFLANQGILPKPWANKLVAVTCFSLAVKMLKTEYSATDVQGLLNHDDGGFIFETQTIKRMEALVLGALQWRMRSITPFSFIPYFTNLFSLDDITLKVLKDRASQIIFKSQKDVKVLEFKPSIVAASSLLYASHELFPFQYPSFLGTISNSSYVNKESVMQCYNVIQEIYKKEYESMFNANSSSGTPVNVLDENFLSLESEKTNGTNLDPTAMIQEKHFKRRKI; the protein is encoded by the exons ATGGAGTTTAACCTTGAAAACCCTCTTGAAAACTTTCATGACCTTCCTAATTCTCAATGTGTTTCTTCCCTTTTCCTCATTGAATCTGACCATATACCTCCACCAAGTTACTTTCAAAGCCTCAAATCAAATGAGTTTGATACCTCACTTAGAACTGATTTCATCTCTTTGATCTCACAG CTGTCATGCAACTTTGATTCCTTTGTGACTTACCTAGCTATCAACTATTTGGATCGCTTTCTAGCTAACCAAGGAATTTTg CCAAAACCATGGGCCAACAAACTTGTTGCAGTAACATGTTTTTCACTAGcagtaaaaatgttgaaaacAGAATACTCTGCCACTGATGTTCag ggTCTTCTGAATCATGATGATGGTGGTTTTATTTTTGAGACACAAACAATAAAAAGAATGGAAGCACTTGTGTTAGGAGCATTACAATGGAGAATGCGTTCCATTACTCCATTCTCTTTCATTCCTTACTTCACCAATTTGTTTAGTCTTGATGATATAACATTGAAGGTTCTCAAAGATAGAGCTTCTCAAATTATATTCAAGTCACAAAAAg atgTAAAAGTTTTGGAATTCAAGCCATCTATAGTTGCTGCTTCATCCCTTCTTTATGCTTCACATGAATTGTTTCCTTTTCAATATCCAAGCTTCTTGGGAACAATATCCAATTCTTCATATGTAAATAAA GAAAGTGTGATGCAGTGCTATAATGTAATACAAGAGATATATAAGAAAGAGTACGAATCAATGTTTAATGCAAACTCAAGTTCAGGCACACCAGTTAATGTGTTAGACGAGAATTTTCTAAGTTTGGAAAGTGAAAAAACCAATGGAACAAATCTTGATCCAACTGCTATGATACAAGAGAAGCATTTCAAAAGAAGGAAAATTTAA
- the LOC131648084 gene encoding putative cyclin-D6-1 isoform X1 translates to MEFNLENPLENFHDLPNSQCVSSLFLIESDHIPPPSYFQSLKSNEFDTSLRTDFISLISQLSCNFDSFVTYLAINYLDRFLANQGILQPKPWANKLVAVTCFSLAVKMLKTEYSATDVQGLLNHDDGGFIFETQTIKRMEALVLGALQWRMRSITPFSFIPYFTNLFSLDDITLKVLKDRASQIIFKSQKDVKVLEFKPSIVAASSLLYASHELFPFQYPSFLGTISNSSYVNKESVMQCYNVIQEIYKKEYESMFNANSSSGTPVNVLDENFLSLESEKTNGTNLDPTAMIQEKHFKRRKI, encoded by the exons ATGGAGTTTAACCTTGAAAACCCTCTTGAAAACTTTCATGACCTTCCTAATTCTCAATGTGTTTCTTCCCTTTTCCTCATTGAATCTGACCATATACCTCCACCAAGTTACTTTCAAAGCCTCAAATCAAATGAGTTTGATACCTCACTTAGAACTGATTTCATCTCTTTGATCTCACAG CTGTCATGCAACTTTGATTCCTTTGTGACTTACCTAGCTATCAACTATTTGGATCGCTTTCTAGCTAACCAAGGAATTTTg CAGCCAAAACCATGGGCCAACAAACTTGTTGCAGTAACATGTTTTTCACTAGcagtaaaaatgttgaaaacAGAATACTCTGCCACTGATGTTCag ggTCTTCTGAATCATGATGATGGTGGTTTTATTTTTGAGACACAAACAATAAAAAGAATGGAAGCACTTGTGTTAGGAGCATTACAATGGAGAATGCGTTCCATTACTCCATTCTCTTTCATTCCTTACTTCACCAATTTGTTTAGTCTTGATGATATAACATTGAAGGTTCTCAAAGATAGAGCTTCTCAAATTATATTCAAGTCACAAAAAg atgTAAAAGTTTTGGAATTCAAGCCATCTATAGTTGCTGCTTCATCCCTTCTTTATGCTTCACATGAATTGTTTCCTTTTCAATATCCAAGCTTCTTGGGAACAATATCCAATTCTTCATATGTAAATAAA GAAAGTGTGATGCAGTGCTATAATGTAATACAAGAGATATATAAGAAAGAGTACGAATCAATGTTTAATGCAAACTCAAGTTCAGGCACACCAGTTAATGTGTTAGACGAGAATTTTCTAAGTTTGGAAAGTGAAAAAACCAATGGAACAAATCTTGATCCAACTGCTATGATACAAGAGAAGCATTTCAAAAGAAGGAAAATTTAA